Genomic window (Rhododendron vialii isolate Sample 1 chromosome 4a, ASM3025357v1):
GGGTTTTTATGAGTTGAGCTTTGTCCTAGCCTTGTCTGCGCATTCAAGTCCTTTTTTCAGCTCTGGTGCAGCTATCTTTTTCCGAAGCCTTTCTTGCTGTCCTTTTTGGATTAATTACAATCAGTTGGAggggaagacaaaaaaaaaaaaaaagggtcgaCGTAAACAAGACATCACGTATACCTGCATTTTCACAGTTGATGATGCCCTTTTTGCTCCCACAAATCAACATAAAGCAAGGGAATAGTGCTAGAACTCATAACACTAAAGCCAGATGTATTTAACATATACGATGAGATGAGCTACACCACTAGAATCTGTGTTGATTCACAAGGCTATGTTTAGATCATGAATTCGCGAAGAAATTTACCAATGCAAAGGATAATCCTctaaagctaaaaaaaaaaattctgtgcAGTGTGgtaaaaaaacgaaaagaaaggcACTGGGCCTAAACTGTCACCCACCAGCAGCTATCATCAACATGGAAGTCGGAACTGCTCGCAATCCTTAGACCCGTTTCTCACAAAGTGGTTAACTAGACCATTCATCATTTTAGCTACTGCTTCTTTGAATTCGTTACGGTGGCTCGTTCCCGCCTCACTGAGGACTTTTCCCTTGTCTACAGACCCGATTTCAGCACCTTCCATATAAGCCTTACATGCTGACAAAATGTCGTGTGCTCGAAGATGAAAATGACCAGCGACAAAGTCCTCAAAATACTGCAACCAAGCACGTACTGTTCAGATTTCTAGACGGGAAATAGAAGACAGCATATATAATAGAAGCAAATGCGAACCAAGTTTTAGATTTCACCATCTGTCCGATATATGCGTTGGAGGGGTAATTTGATAAGTGTAAGCAGGAGGACATACAGCCATCATCAGAATTTTGACGAACTGGTGGATTTGGTCCTTGGTGTATGTAAATCTATCGATGAATAAAAAAACGCTCATCGGGATATGTTACTACAGTGAtcggatatttttttttgctgggtAATGATCGGCTGTTTTACAACAAAGGGTTGAGTGCATTCCGGCTTGTCTATAGAAAGAACAGAGTGAGCCAGGAAATGAGCGAAATGCATAATCAAGTTTGCTATTCCACTCACAAACATAACTCCAAAATGAATCCACTTCCAATGGTCATTGTTCAAGGTAACATTGGAGTCTGATTTAGGGTTGGTTTCCACAATTAAGGTTTATTTAAATCAGCAACGCTAATGCCTCTTAACAATTCATGCCAACAACAATCTGAAAGTCAATCTGTACTAAACTGTCAGTACATCACCTAATAGTCCAATAATCAATTATGCATTCGTCATCTATGTGTCTCCCCTAAAATGGTCCAACAAAAACTATATTCTCATAGTATCTCTGCTAATACAAAAGTGAACTGATAGGAACACGGCAACTCCAAGCAAATAAGgcaaaaatggagagagaaggaTAGAAAAAATCATACCTTTGGGGGCTTCCTAAGTGTATAAATCATTGTCTTCAAAGACAGAATAAACACATTCTCATTGTACTCCTTGGACTTCGTTCTCCCTGTCGCTGAATCTTTCGACTTGGCATACCCAGGCTCATTGAAATACGGATGCGCATTCAATATCAAAGCTTGTATAGAAACAAGGACTTGCAGCATTGTTGATTGCTTTGGAATCCACTTCTCATTCCCTTTGCCAGTCCATGTGTTCAGAAGGCTGAGGCAGACCTTACCGCAATCATACAAGTTTGGGTTTATTCGAAGACCGCCAGAATAGTAGTAAACCATCTGCAAGAGAGAAACAGTTCAATACATACACAATAGagaatagtactccctccatcccctAATCTTCATCCTTTTTTGATAGGTGCCATTCAATCAgatcaacaaataaaataatgaacATTTGTAGATAGAAATTCTTAGGATCTTTTCCACCAATCAAAAGATATTAACTAGCTCCAGTGAACAATTCTGCCAAATCGTCTAAAAAGGAATGCCGTGAAAAAGACAAAGATGTTTTTTAAGACGTCAAGAACAGTGAAAAGGGACCAAGTATATAAGATGGAggtagttttttcttttttataactcaggtggcCCATGTGTTTGGGCCAGCTCGAgataggattagaaatgaaacggttcatgAGATGGTaagtgtagcacctatagaggagaagttgagggaacaTAGGCTAAGGTAGTTTGAgtatgtctaccgtagacctggagatgcagtagttaagagagtgGATAgaatagctttgggtagcaacgCTACGGGGAGGggaagacctaaattgacattagatgctatTGTGCACAAAGATACGAGTCTAATGGGTTTAATGAATAAGTGGCTCTTGACAGAACTCAATAGagaaaaaggattcatgtagccaaccccaattgattgggacataaggctcagtttgttttggtgtttgggCCAGCTcacgcgcacctcaactaatcccggGGGTTCAATCACGCGCACCTCAGCTCTGTGTGGACTgctccaaaggagttgatagcaacTAGGCgtgaacctgagaccttaggagggagcaaacccctaagtctcGGGTCTTGACCACTAAGCCAACCCCTTTGGGGTTGATGGTGTTAGTATTGTTATTAATCAAAACAACTGTATTACCACCTTACTATGACAAGGCACGTACCGGGGGTACATCAGGATAGGCAGGAGGGAAGAGAATATCAAAGACGAAGAGACCGTCATGGTAAGGAGTGCCTGCTGGCCCAACAATGATAGCCCTCAAAAGATCCATCCTCGTTTCATAAACTCTTACATATATTGTGTCTGCATGAAACAATATCGTCGAGTACGCAAGAAGTAGGTAGCgaatcaacaaaaaagaagaagcaagaaGTAGGTAAACTAAATACTACTATTACCTTCAGATGGCCAAGCAAAAACAAgtattccaaacaaaacaaaacatactCCTTGAAGGTTTCAATTGAACTTCAACATATTTACATTCGAAATCTCTCCATCGTATGACTTGTCAAACAGCAGTCAGAACTCACCAGGTAAATTATTCTCCAGAATTTTCCACTCTTCCTGAATTTTCTTTGCCCAAGTATTGGTTGGCTATCAAGAAAAAGCAGACAGAAGATCACAAAAGGCACATCCATGAACACAACGTCACAAATAACGAAAATGCGCAAACAGTTATTTTAACTACACTTGCCTGCTGCCCTGAAAAGCCACTATTAAAGTGATGGTCCCCAAAATCATCAACTGTATCAAaccttttaaaattttgaaaatttctgaGCACTTGATCTTCCTTTCCTTCTTGTTCTTTCTCTTCCTGCTCCTTTACAGTAGCACCCGCCCCAGTAAGGACTGTTGAACTGCTAGTAGCAGCAGCATGATTTTCACCATTGGTCGGATCATATATATTTAACGAAGACGGCCCCGCTTGGGTATTTACACCGGGAGCAGGATCTTTCAACCAAGAAAATGATGCCTCTACCCCAGGAGGTAAATCCACATCATCAAATTGGGCTTGCATACTCAGATAATCATTTTCATCGTCATCATCGTCGTCATACATATAGTCATCACTGTCATAATCACCACCATCCTCATCGTAATCAACTGCCTTATTGGCATCATCATCACTATGACAGGACAGATCTGAATTTGGACCATTGAGATGGTCTGAATTAAGAGACTCGGATTTTGATCCGACTACAATAACAGACTTCCCAAAACCCTTGGACATCGCAACCTGTACAAAGacgcaaaaagaaaaatgcttactgaaaaaacaaaaacaatggcGCAAGTGGTACTAAACAAGGGGAACTACTTTGGATTCCTCCTGAATAGCAGTACTTCATTCCAAAAAGCTTTGAAAAATGTCCTAATCCAAGTACTTGTTGAGAGAGCAGTATCACTCCCGCGCCGCTGCTATACAAAAAGGAGGACACAAGTATCTTCTAGCATATGCAAGGAACCTCTATCCAATCCGGTGTGTAGTGAAAAATTGGGCTGAGGAGTGGATGTACCAAATAGGAACATCGTCAATTTTTGTGCCAGGCTTTCTTTGTATGTTTTTCTTGATTATTCTTCGTGTGATTGTGTATGTGTTCGGGTTGAAGCCACAACAATTCCGTTTTGACAAGCAATCAACATAATGCAtcagagaacaaaaaaaagacaCGTCTCGTTTCTGTGGATCTGTTGTTCCCTGTCCAGATCATGTCTTACTTCTGTTGATCTCCTGTTTACGGTTTACCACTATAACCatgtcttctctctcttcatctcttGTTTACCACTATAACCATgtcttctctctcttgatctctCCTTTCCCACTCTAGCCCCTTGCAAACCATGAAGGAGCTCAACCAATCACGAATACCTACTCCATTGTGTACCACAAAAGAATCAAAGTTCATAGCTCTCAACTTAAAGTAACATGTCGATGAAAAATGGGAGCAATAATCACCTTCTCAGTAAACAAAACAAGTTCATTCACAAATCTGTTTGAAAAACAGACCATCTCCCCATAATCTTTACTTATCATATATGTCTTGTGCCTAATAAATATAACCCACCACATTCTCAACACCATTTCTTGATAACATGTAACAAAATATACTTGGTATGTGCATACATCGAGATAGGTATATTTACAAGGAAAATACTAACCATAGCCCACCGCCGTGATTAATTAAGGCGTACAAATTGTTCGGGAATACATGAAAAGTATATAGAAGTGCGTGAAATTACATTGGCATGTTTAATAAAGTTCGAAACTTTTTGTAGCTTAACCCatttcgttttttgttttttttgggcgCGGCATTTTAGTGATCGTTAGCATGATCAATGATCATATTTACATTCTATACAGTCATGTAGATTACTCATACCCACTTGAGAGAGGAAATAGGAAAATTGTTTGTCACTAATTCTTTTGGATGATccgatcaaaatcaaaaaattcaagatagCTAAGTTCCATAAGAACGATCAAGAACAGTAAAAATAATCAAGAAACCAATCGCTCAATTACTAGTCACTGGAAGTCAATTCCCACGTTAGTCAACAACGATTCGATGAACAAAACTATCACCGTTAGGTTTTTTTGTGGGTAACAGATATATTACCTCGTTGTGATTAAGCATTTTCTGAGAGCCCTCTGAAGCGAATTCGCCGATTTCCATATCCGTGGCCGCCATGATCAAAACCCTCCACACTGCCGAGACTAGAGATAGGTATATTGTGTATAAGTATAATGTAACGTGGATGGATATacgtatagagagagagagtagacgGGAGAGGTGTTTTACACGGAAGTGTTAGCTAACGAGAAATTATTCAACGCCCTGGGATAAGGTTGAGAACGAATTTAGACCGTACATTAGTGTGGAATCCATCCCGAGCATTAGATTCTATAGCAATATGTGGTTCAAATTCGTGCGCAACTCAAGACATTGAATATCTTCTCGTGGGCTAACAGGGTAGAGTGAGAGATTTATTCGCGCATTATTTAGGTAAGTTGACAATCTTACGCATGAAGGAAAGGTTAGAGATTTTGGGTTGAGGCTACACGGAGGCtttaagtgaaaaaaaaagCTAAGGAAACCGACAGGGGAGACGCGGTGCGGTGGAAAGGGGCCCTATGAACTGATAATTGTTGAGGCTACACGGAGGCTATGAGTGAAAAAGCTAAGGAAACCGACAGGGGAGACGAGGTGAAAAGGGGCCTTATGCACTGATCATTCGGGTCGTTCAATAGTCTTTAAATAAGATTGAGTGGACAgttaaaaatcaattcaatttgatatgtgtaggtgttaaattacaatttttcattcaaattttggattcgtgacaaaatgaaagattaaatcgaacacctacacatatcggattgagttaatttttcacGAGcccaattgtttttttaaattattaaatagCTTGAATCATCTGTACGGGAACCAGAGTGGGCGCCGCGTGGCCATCGGTGCTCCCGTCGGTTTTCCGTAGCAAAGTTGGGCTTTAAGTGGGGCTTTTGTTGGTGGACAGTGAATTTATAATCCTGAGGATACGTCAGAGAGCGTAAGCTGACTCAAACGcctagttataaaaaaagaaaaagaaaagaggaaaggtGGTGTATTCTGTTTATCTTGTGACTTTCATATCGATAGCCCCAAGATGAGAAAATTGTTTAGGTAAATCAGCCTTACACGGTGGCTCGAGAGGCAGCGAAACCGGGTGTTAGGCACCACGGGACGGAAGTGGTGCAAGACCATAATAATTTTTCCATGCAGCCGTCAGTCAAGGGCGGAGGTAGATAATGGTCACTTTGACTTTGACCCACTGAGAGTTGAAGATTTTCGCTTAAATTATCTACAACTTCATTAGTAAGCTATAACACTTTTTTTTAGTATTAAATGTTTGGACTAGTTTATCCGTACTTCGACTTATTGGGATCATAGACTCATCATCCACTAGGACCCCACTTAAGTCTCAAAAGCGTTGATAACGCATGAAATGTTGAACCTAAGATTTTAAGATGGAGTAAACCTCAGGCCTTGACCACTAAGCCAATCCCTCCAGAATTTCATTTTTAACCCACTTAACTCAATAGAGTTTACATATTCTCTTAAGAACCGatcaaaacttcaaaattcaTTTCTTCTGGCACTTAAGTGCATCTCTGATATCGTTAGGCCAAAGGTGTCTCggcaaatttgttttgtttggattgccttttgaaaaaaaattctcaactcaaaaaacactcattatccctagctactttcaatcattactcacccttatctccaatcattattttcatttctctctctatctctctccatctacttccaatcattactctcattcctctctccactcataaccctacaaaatttctaattttttttccaaaaactcatccaaacacagatTTGCAAACCtaatgagttttgaaaattactccctccatccactttaaatgactcCAACGGAAATTCGTGCAATTTCACATCCCCAAAACTAtatttctacattttttttaattttcttacacTAATTAAAGTGTTAACACTTTAATTTAGTGTAagcaaataaaaacaataatatgttgatatatgttatttttttgtttgaaaatgccCAAATTTTCGTAAAGAACattaaagtgggacggaggaaatatatattttaggCTGGACTTGTTTACAACTTACAAGGCAAATCAAATTTTAAACAACCATTACAAGTTGATCTCGAGTAAGTTAAAATTTGGGAGCATCATTGTTCGAACTTTGTTCATAATTTCACAAGCTCGAAAAAGTGTTCATGCTTTGTTTATTTATGCAACAAATTGATCTCGAACAAGCTTTTAACGAGTTTGAACACGAATGTGTGACTTGTTCACATACCAtctatattttattataaaaaaaaaaagggggcaagCAAAACTGGAATAAGAATTTTGTTCTGAATTAGTTACACTACTATCCGGTCAAAGAGTACAAATTTCTCATTTTGTTCAGAaggtaagtacttatttttcatataaatacttattttttaaattaaaagtgatgtattgtgagagaataacctgtttcgtaaagcgaaaaataagtacttaaaaaataagaatgaaaCGAggcaaagtttcaaaaactttgGTCATTAAAATCTGTTCTGTGTGGTCCAACTCTACTGTTTAATCCTCTGTTTATCCAAACACAATAACATCACAAACAGTTTCTGCAATTTACATTGCCTTTCCATTTAATTTAGTATACGTATGTATAAATTACCAGCAACATACAAATCTAATAACCTACACCCTCCCCCATTCAAGCAAAATCTCAAACCTTATAAAGTACAACAAAACTCAGTGAACAAGAAGATACATTTTATTTCAGAtggaaagaacaagattttcaCCGCGTCCGTGGACACAATTCCTTCAAGTGATCCTTTTGTGAGGGCAGCACACCTTGAACTGCTGCCAATTTACACGAATGTTCGGTTATTAACTGATACGTTAACGGCCTATCCCAAGGGACGATCCCAAAGTCGTCGTTGTACTCTTCCATTCCTCCGACCAAGAACTGCCACACGAAAGATCCAGCACCAGACTTCTTTCTCTTGGCGGATTTGTAAATGATGTCGTAGATAACCTTGTAGAACTGGTCGCGTTGAGATGGCTTGAAATCCTTGTTAAGATTTGACAAGCCGAATTCCGTGAACATGACTGGTTTCTTCAATTCTGCGTCGCAGTCTTCGATATGAGAAACTGTCCATTTCTTTATGTATTTTAGTTTCtcttcaagttcttgatcatGAAAcctgagaaaagaaaggatacAATTGCCATTAGCTTATAATCAGGTAAAACATGACAGCCCTGTTCGTTAATATCATCGAAGTTTGGAAGCATCTACAGCCACAAGGACAGGCAATACGAAATTAAAATTATTCGAAAAACTAAGGCAATCTAGTTTTGGGCATTACTTTATGGAAACTATACATCCACAATTTTCGTTCCTTTTCCATAAAAGGAATCAATTACCAAATCACAAAGCTATTCTGAAACTaaatttccaaatttatttACTAAATTCCAGCAAAAATTGGAACCTCGAAATCATACAAGAGTTGTCAAAGGGATAAATTATGGGGATTGGGTTGAACAAAAAAGGGATCACAAAAAGATTAATTGggcaaaatgaaatatacttcgAAAACCGTAGGCAAAGCAGTAATTTTCAGTTTATTGAGAGGGATTTGAGCAACTCTTCCATggatttttgcttgaaaaaaaGAACTAATCTTTCAGCTCTCAATCCCAAAAGATAAGGCTTAAATTCCTCAAATAGTTTCAAATCCTCACTTTAGAATGTTTCAATGTAGAAGCAAATAGAGTTGAACATCATGGAAAGCAACTTACCAATGGTCAGGGTATATATGGACAGAGGcaaaatcaatggttgagatctGGGAGTTGCGAATGAAATCAGATCCAAGGTCAGCTGCCCAGTCTCCGGGGTTGACAGTTGACTTCTTGGGACTCTTAGGACCATAAAATCCTTCAAGGCCAACAGTTAGTAGATGTTTCTTGTCAATTGATTTCACGAACATTGACATTTCTTCTATCCAGTTCTG
Coding sequences:
- the LOC131323655 gene encoding putative ubiquitin-conjugating enzyme E2 38 → MAATDMEIGEFASEGSQKMLNHNEVAMSKGFGKSVIVVGSKSESLNSDHLNGPNSDLSCHSDDDANKAVDYDEDGGDYDSDDYMYDDDDDDENDYLSMQAQFDDVDLPPGVEASFSWLKDPAPGVNTQAGPSSLNIYDPTNGENHAAATSSSTVLTGAGATVKEQEEKEQEGKEDQVLRNFQNFKRFDTVDDFGDHHFNSGFSGQQASVVKITVCAFSLFVTLCSWMPTNTWAKKIQEEWKILENNLPDTIYVRVYETRMDLLRAIIVGPAGTPYHDGLFVFDILFPPAYPDVPPMVYYYSGGLRINPNLYDCGKVCLSLLNTWTGKGNEKWIPKQSTMLQVLVSIQALILNAHPYFNEPGYAKSKDSATGRTKSKEYNENVFILSLKTMIYTLRKPPKYFEDFVAGHFHLRAHDILSACKAYMEGAEIGSVDKGKVLSEAGTSHRNEFKEAVAKMMNGLVNHFVRNGSKDCEQFRLPC